The window ACTTAATGTTTCATCAACTAAAGGAACTAGAGGTTTTAATTGTTTATCGCCTAAGAAATTAATTACTGTTTTAGTCACAGCCCTAGTATCTCTATGGCCAAGGAGATGCACGATACCTGAGTACGAATCTCCTATTCCAACAAATGCGATTTTGGCGACAGCAGGAAAGTACTTAATGTAGTTATCCCATAAATATATTAAAACTTCTTGAGAGGTAATCATTCCCGAATAGTTGTCAGGTTCGAAAAGGCTCAATGGTATATTTACATCAATGATGCCGTATTTCCTATCGAGTCCCCATTTGATGAAGTCTAGACAATTATCAATGATCACCGATGAGGATAGGTCAATTGTACCCGAAATAACATTTCTCTTTGCCCAAATATCAGAAGTATCGTGAACGACTACTAACAAAGTGGTCGATTCATAAACATTTGGAGTGCATAATACAGTATTATCTGGTAAATCCATGTTTATTAGAGGTAAAGTAACTAAATTGAATTCATCACTTAAGTaatgttgctgttgttggcGGATTGCTTTCTGCAGAGGAAAATTCTTAGATACTATCGAGTCGTTGATAGGTTCGTTGAAATTACAACCGGAGTTAGCATGTCTCCTTCTAAAACAGTTCCAATACTTAGACTGTAACCGAATCACTTTATCTATCATTTCTATGACTTCGGGCTTAGGATCACTTGATGAATCAGGTAATTCGTCGGGAGGTTCACCAATTAGTACTTTTGCTACACTCAAAGCACTTCTTGCAATTGCGTCCAGGTTATAACCACCTTCAAGGACTACACAAAGATTACCTCTAGCTAGAGATTTTAACATGTGTGTCATGTGTCCATAACAACTTGGAGTGACATGGCATTGTCCGATAGTATCACCATCCGCGGCATCAAACCCAGAAGAAATAATCACCAAGTCTGGCTTAAACTCTCTTCCCATAGGCATAACAACTTGTTCAAATGCCCACATATATTCAGCATCACCAACACCACCGACAGGCCAAGTAATATTACAATTAAACCCTTCACCTTTTCCTTCACCAGCTTGATCATACTGACCTTGGATGGTCCCAGGATAGTACTTGCCCATTTCGAATCTATGTAATGAGACATATAGAACCTGGTCATCTTGATAGAACGACTTTTGTGTGCCATTACCGTGATGAATATCCCAATCTAAAATCATTATTCTTCTTACGCTTTCCGGATAATTCTTTAGAATGTTCTTGGCGGCCACGGCAACGTTGctgaaaagacaaaaacCACCTGCAGCTTGAGGCTCTGCATGATGACCAGGTGGTCTTACTACGGCTAAAGAATTTTTTACACGTCCCTCAACAACCGCCTTGCATGCCTCGATGGCGCCACCGCAAGGTAGTCTAGCACTAGCGTAAGAATCATTATTGAAATATACGGAATCTCCTTTTTCAGTCTCCTTTAATAACTGTTCTCGACTCATTTTTTCTGTGCTTTCAATGAACTCTAAATGTTCTTTTGTATGAACTTCCAAGATTTCTTCGGAAGTTGCGGCTCTTACAGGAATCTTCAGCATCAAGTCGCCAAGGTCATCAACCCCGCTCAAAGTTGGGTCGTTGATCAAACCGTTTTCTGCCagtattttatatatacgATATATCCTTCTTGGGTCCTCTGGATGTGGGTCAATATACTCGAAATACG is drawn from Saccharomyces mikatae IFO 1815 strain IFO1815 genome assembly, chromosome: 14 and contains these coding sequences:
- the HDA1 gene encoding histone deacetylase HDA1 (similar to Saccharomyces cerevisiae HDA1 (YNL021W); ancestral locus Anc_2.285) → MDSEIVKKEAWENPDGNLKRRLEETKEDQNSLSTTSNNKRQVIVPACTPKIHYSPLKTGLCYDVRMRYHAKIFTSYFEYIDPHPEDPRRIYRIYKILAENGLINDPTLSGVDDLGDLMLKIPVRAATSEEILEVHTKEHLEFIESTEKMSREQLLKETEKGDSVYFNNDSYASARLPCGGAIEACKAVVEGRVKNSLAVVRPPGHHAEPQAAGGFCLFSNVAVAAKNILKNYPESVRRIMILDWDIHHGNGTQKSFYQDDQVLYVSLHRFEMGKYYPGTIQGQYDQAGEGKGEGFNCNITWPVGGVGDAEYMWAFEQVVMPMGREFKPDLVIISSGFDAADGDTIGQCHVTPSCYGHMTHMLKSLARGNLCVVLEGGYNLDAIARSALSVAKVLIGEPPDELPDSSSDPKPEVIEMIDKVIRLQSKYWNCFRRRHANSGCNFNEPINDSIVSKNFPLQKAIRQQQQHYLSDEFNLVTLPLINMDLPDNTVLCTPNVYESTTLLVVVHDTSDIWAKRNVISGTIDLSSSVIIDNCLDFIKWGLDRKYGIIDVNIPLSLFEPDNYSGMITSQEVLIYLWDNYIKYFPAVAKIAFVGIGDSYSGIVHLLGHRDTRAVTKTVINFLGDKQLKPLVPLVDETLSEWYFKNSLIFSNNSHQCWKENESRKPRKKFGRVLRCDTDGLNNTIEERFEEATDFILDSFEEWSDEE